A window of the Branchiibius hedensis genome harbors these coding sequences:
- a CDS encoding FAD-binding and (Fe-S)-binding domain-containing protein codes for MSVPGDVLAALQRAGVRDVRADTTTRAVYSTDASLYRVVPQVVVFPHDADEVAATLAACRSEGVPLTARGAGTSVAGNAIGPGVVLDFSRYMNKVLSVSPDPVAGGAGSAVVQPGVVHAALQKQVTAQGLRFGPDPSSHTRCTIGGMIGNNACGNRALAYGKTSDNVLAMTSLLADGTSLRTASGSSVPSLPLLDDLRGVVGDNLATIRTEFGRFGRQVSGYAAQDLLPENGFDVTRFLVGSEATLAICTEATVRLVKDPAYRVLVALGYPDIAAAGDAAPAVLQFAPTAIEGIDQRVVQTLTERRGPGAVPALPAGAAWLFVEISGDDLDEVLSRAGTAATGSGAIDGLVVSDPATAAALWRVREDGAGLAGRSPRGRPAHAGWEDAAVPPERLGDYLRDFDALLLQHDLTGLPYGHFGDGCLHIRIDFPLDHPGGATGFGDFLDESAALVASYGGSLSGEHGDGRARSGLLPAMYSPSAIALFGAIKRVWDPSGLLNPGVLVDPDAPTDQLRIPAARKPLELLALRYPHDDGDFSQAVHRCTGVGKCRADNAGGVMCPSYLATREEKDSTRGRARALQEMLNGTLVTGGWRAPEVHEALDLCLSCKGCLSDCPTGIDMASYKSEVLHQSYAGRRRPMSHYVLGQLPKWLRMGARMPRVVNALLSAGDKASFTKKLVGVDPRRSLPAVAPQTFRQWAASAGIGTLGSSAAPNQVALFVDSFTDHFAPQVGQAAVRVLRSAGYEPVLSARNGCCGLTWISTGQLDAAKKILGGLVEDFEPAVAQGIPIVGLEPSCTGVVRSDAAELLGTPEAASVAAATRTLAELLTATTGWEPPSLEGTAVVAQPHCHHHAVMGWSPDASLLAAAGASVTRLSGCCGLAGNFGVEKGHYEVSVAVAEQQLLPALRSQEDAVLLADGFSCRTQADDLLSRQGIHLAELLDPDRP; via the coding sequence GTGAGTGTTCCCGGCGATGTGCTCGCCGCCCTGCAGCGTGCCGGAGTGCGGGACGTGCGGGCCGACACCACCACTCGGGCGGTGTATTCCACGGACGCCTCGCTCTATCGGGTGGTGCCGCAGGTCGTGGTCTTCCCGCACGACGCCGACGAGGTCGCTGCCACCCTGGCGGCCTGCCGCAGCGAAGGTGTCCCGCTGACCGCCCGCGGTGCAGGCACCTCGGTGGCCGGCAACGCGATCGGGCCGGGCGTCGTACTCGACTTCAGCCGGTACATGAACAAGGTGCTGTCGGTCTCGCCCGATCCGGTCGCCGGTGGTGCAGGCAGTGCCGTGGTGCAACCCGGCGTCGTGCACGCGGCGCTGCAGAAGCAGGTGACCGCCCAGGGCCTGCGCTTCGGGCCGGATCCGTCCTCGCACACCCGATGCACCATCGGCGGAATGATCGGCAACAACGCCTGCGGCAACCGGGCGCTGGCCTACGGCAAGACCTCCGACAACGTCCTGGCGATGACGTCGCTGCTGGCTGACGGAACCTCGTTGCGTACGGCGAGTGGCTCGTCCGTGCCGTCCCTTCCCCTGCTGGATGACCTGCGTGGTGTCGTGGGTGACAACCTGGCCACGATCCGCACCGAGTTCGGCCGGTTCGGCCGTCAGGTGTCCGGCTACGCAGCGCAGGATCTGTTGCCGGAGAACGGTTTTGACGTCACCCGCTTCTTGGTCGGTAGTGAAGCCACGCTGGCCATCTGCACCGAAGCCACGGTGCGACTGGTGAAGGACCCGGCCTACCGCGTGCTGGTTGCCCTTGGCTATCCCGACATCGCGGCAGCCGGGGACGCCGCCCCGGCTGTGTTGCAGTTCGCACCCACGGCCATCGAAGGTATCGATCAGCGCGTCGTGCAGACCCTCACCGAGCGACGCGGCCCGGGCGCCGTGCCTGCGCTGCCGGCCGGAGCGGCCTGGCTGTTCGTGGAGATCAGCGGGGACGACCTGGACGAGGTGCTCTCGCGGGCGGGCACGGCGGCGACCGGTAGTGGGGCGATCGACGGGCTGGTCGTCTCCGATCCCGCCACGGCAGCCGCTTTGTGGCGGGTCCGTGAGGACGGCGCCGGGCTGGCCGGACGCAGCCCGCGAGGTCGTCCGGCGCACGCCGGGTGGGAGGACGCAGCGGTGCCGCCGGAGCGGCTGGGTGACTACCTGCGTGACTTCGACGCGCTCCTGCTGCAGCACGACCTGACCGGCCTGCCGTACGGGCACTTCGGTGACGGATGCCTGCACATCAGGATCGACTTCCCGCTCGACCACCCAGGTGGCGCAACGGGTTTCGGTGACTTCCTGGACGAGTCAGCCGCGCTGGTGGCCTCCTACGGGGGCTCGCTGTCCGGCGAACACGGCGACGGCCGGGCCCGCAGCGGGCTGCTCCCAGCGATGTACTCCCCGTCCGCGATCGCCCTCTTCGGCGCGATCAAACGCGTGTGGGACCCTTCGGGGCTCTTGAATCCCGGGGTGCTGGTCGATCCGGATGCGCCTACCGACCAATTGCGGATCCCCGCGGCTCGGAAGCCGTTGGAGTTGCTGGCCCTTCGGTATCCGCACGACGACGGTGACTTCTCCCAGGCGGTGCATCGGTGCACCGGGGTCGGCAAGTGCCGCGCCGACAACGCTGGTGGCGTGATGTGCCCGTCCTACCTGGCCACCAGGGAGGAGAAGGACTCCACCCGTGGCCGGGCGCGCGCGCTGCAGGAGATGCTGAACGGCACCCTGGTGACCGGTGGCTGGCGCGCACCGGAGGTGCACGAGGCGCTGGATCTGTGCCTGTCCTGCAAAGGGTGCCTCTCGGACTGCCCAACCGGGATCGACATGGCCTCCTACAAGTCCGAGGTGCTGCATCAGTCGTACGCCGGTCGCCGGCGACCGATGTCCCATTACGTTCTCGGGCAACTACCCAAGTGGCTGCGGATGGGCGCCAGGATGCCGCGAGTGGTCAACGCGCTGCTGTCCGCAGGGGACAAGGCTTCGTTCACCAAGAAGCTGGTCGGCGTCGATCCGCGTCGCTCGCTGCCGGCGGTCGCGCCGCAGACCTTCCGGCAGTGGGCGGCATCGGCAGGTATAGGCACGCTGGGTTCGTCCGCTGCGCCGAACCAGGTTGCGCTGTTCGTGGACTCCTTCACCGACCACTTCGCTCCGCAGGTCGGTCAGGCAGCGGTGCGGGTGTTGCGGTCCGCCGGGTACGAGCCGGTGCTGTCAGCCCGCAACGGCTGTTGCGGGCTGACCTGGATCTCGACCGGTCAGCTCGATGCGGCCAAGAAAATCCTGGGTGGTTTGGTCGAGGACTTCGAACCCGCTGTGGCGCAAGGCATCCCGATCGTCGGCCTGGAACCTTCGTGCACGGGCGTCGTGCGTTCGGATGCTGCAGAGCTGCTGGGGACGCCGGAAGCGGCGTCGGTAGCTGCTGCGACCCGCACCCTGGCCGAATTGCTGACGGCAACCACCGGTTGGGAGCCGCCGTCATTGGAGGGCACCGCGGTCGTTGCACAACCGCACTGCCACCATCACGCGGTCATGGGCTGGTCGCCGGATGCGTCGCTGCTGGCCGCTGCCGGTGCCTCGGTGACCCGGCTGTCCGGATGCTGCGGCCTGGCGGGCAACTTCGGGGTGGAGAAGGGGCATTACGAGGTTTCGGTGGCCGTGGCTGAGCAGCAGCTGCTGCCGGCCCTGCGGTCGCAGGAAGATGCGGTCCTGCTTGCGGACGGCTTCTCCTGTCGCACCCAGGCCGACGACCTGCTGTCCCGTCAGGGTATCCACCTGGCCGAACTGCTGGACCCCGACCGTCCCTGA
- a CDS encoding DUF2630 family protein, which produces MDETSKEVHQHIDELVAREHALRAAQVGKGLDPEEQRELKHIEAQLDQAWDLLRQRNALAEQHENPDAATERPVGEVEGYLN; this is translated from the coding sequence ATGGACGAGACCTCGAAGGAAGTTCACCAGCACATCGACGAGTTGGTGGCACGCGAGCACGCGCTGCGCGCTGCCCAGGTTGGCAAGGGATTGGACCCTGAGGAACAACGCGAGCTGAAGCACATCGAGGCGCAACTCGATCAGGCCTGGGATCTGTTGCGGCAGCGCAACGCCCTCGCCGAGCAGCACGAGAACCCGGATGCCGCCACCGAGCGACCCGTCGGTGAGGTCGAGGGCTACCTCAACTGA
- a CDS encoding GNAT family N-acetyltransferase, giving the protein MAHPQTAYPTWRGTTPSEPDLTAHLDRLRVGERAVVRWRLEVGEPMLTDSVGTVLAVSDTSVSVLTRRGRVDIETSRVVAAKPLPAAPHRRGAAHLALSVGVLQELMVTGMPPLDSQWQGRWLLRASAGYTGRANSVLPLGSSDLPDPLPHVTSWYADRGLPPLVQLFGPSGFDPAVDDSLGALLVARGWRVFQRTLVMTAPVPLSQRPPSVAVLETSDERWWAASSPREVQHRRVATRINDLVPASAFPLALERERPTGVARLAFAHGWMGVFSVHVPPDQRRGGIGRSLMQAAFAEAADRGVSLSYLQVSADNVAAVRLYESLGYARHHEYYYLRPTDQLR; this is encoded by the coding sequence GTGGCTCACCCGCAGACCGCGTACCCAACCTGGCGGGGCACTACACCTAGTGAGCCTGACCTGACCGCGCACCTGGACCGCCTGCGCGTCGGCGAACGAGCGGTCGTGCGGTGGCGCCTGGAGGTCGGCGAACCGATGCTCACCGACTCCGTGGGGACCGTCCTGGCGGTGTCCGACACGTCGGTGAGTGTGCTGACCCGGCGGGGCCGAGTGGACATCGAGACCTCGCGGGTCGTCGCAGCCAAACCGCTCCCAGCCGCCCCGCACAGAAGGGGAGCTGCGCACCTGGCCCTGTCGGTCGGCGTACTGCAGGAACTCATGGTGACCGGGATGCCGCCGCTGGACTCGCAGTGGCAGGGTCGCTGGCTGCTGCGCGCGTCCGCCGGGTACACCGGACGGGCGAATTCCGTTCTGCCCCTGGGCTCCTCGGACCTGCCCGATCCGCTCCCCCACGTCACATCGTGGTACGCCGATCGCGGCCTGCCGCCGTTGGTGCAACTTTTCGGACCCTCGGGTTTCGATCCCGCCGTCGACGATTCGCTGGGTGCACTCCTCGTGGCCCGTGGCTGGCGGGTCTTCCAACGGACCCTGGTGATGACGGCACCGGTCCCACTGTCGCAGCGGCCGCCGTCCGTGGCCGTGCTGGAGACTTCCGACGAGCGCTGGTGGGCGGCGTCTTCACCACGCGAAGTGCAACACCGCAGGGTGGCAACGCGGATCAACGATCTCGTGCCCGCCTCGGCCTTCCCGCTCGCTCTGGAACGCGAACGACCCACGGGCGTAGCGAGATTGGCCTTTGCACACGGCTGGATGGGAGTGTTCTCGGTGCACGTGCCGCCGGATCAGCGTCGTGGCGGCATCGGGCGGTCGCTGATGCAGGCCGCCTTCGCAGAAGCCGCGGATCGTGGGGTTTCGCTGAGCTACCTGCAGGTCAGCGCCGACAACGTGGCGGCGGTGCGCCTGTATGAGTCACTGGGGTACGCCCGCCACCACGAGTACTACTACCTGCGGCCCACCGATCAGTTGAGGTAG
- a CDS encoding IS481 family transposase encodes MVHANAPLSATGRLRLARCVVDDGWPLRRAADRFGVSVTTAHRWAARYRQHGAAGMCDRPSRPQSCPHRTSRRRERRVLGLRVSRRWGPARIAYHLGMNPATVHRILTRYRCLRLSWTDPATGAPVRAGRRKVVRYERDAPGDLVHVDIKKLGRIPDGGGHRVHGRAAGKANSRATSSSGRGYAYLHHAVDDHSRYAYSEILADEKKETATAFMQRAVAHFAQVGITTDRVMTDNGSCYRSHLFRNMLQDHGITHKRTRPYTPKTNGKVERFNRTLTEEWAYARPYTSETERAAAYEDFLHIYNHHRAHTALKGGSPADRVPNLAGHYT; translated from the coding sequence ATGGTCCACGCTAATGCCCCGCTTTCTGCGACTGGTCGCCTGCGCCTGGCGCGGTGCGTGGTGGACGATGGGTGGCCGTTGCGGCGGGCCGCAGACCGGTTCGGGGTCTCGGTCACCACCGCGCACCGCTGGGCGGCCCGGTACCGCCAGCATGGTGCGGCGGGGATGTGCGATCGTCCCAGCCGGCCCCAGTCATGTCCGCACCGCACCAGTAGGCGCCGGGAACGGCGAGTCCTGGGGTTACGGGTTTCGCGGCGGTGGGGGCCGGCCCGGATCGCCTACCACCTGGGGATGAATCCGGCCACGGTGCACCGCATCCTGACCCGGTACCGGTGTCTTCGGTTGTCCTGGACGGACCCGGCCACTGGTGCCCCGGTACGGGCCGGTCGTCGAAAGGTGGTGCGCTACGAACGCGACGCCCCGGGTGATTTGGTCCACGTGGACATCAAGAAGCTGGGCCGCATCCCCGATGGGGGTGGACACCGGGTCCATGGCCGCGCTGCGGGGAAAGCTAACTCCCGTGCTACCTCCAGCAGTGGGCGGGGGTATGCCTACCTGCACCACGCGGTCGATGACCACTCCCGGTACGCCTACTCAGAGATCCTGGCCGATGAGAAGAAGGAGACCGCGACCGCGTTCATGCAACGGGCGGTGGCGCACTTCGCGCAGGTCGGGATCACCACGGACCGGGTGATGACCGACAACGGGTCCTGTTACCGCTCCCACCTATTCCGGAACATGCTGCAGGACCATGGGATCACCCATAAACGCACCCGCCCCTACACCCCGAAAACCAACGGGAAAGTCGAGCGGTTCAACCGGACCCTGACCGAGGAGTGGGCCTACGCCCGCCCCTACACCAGCGAGACCGAACGCGCCGCCGCGTACGAGGACTTCCTGCACATCTACAATCACCACCGCGCACACACCGCGCTCAAAGGTGGCTCACCCGCAGACCGCGTACCCAACCTGGCGGGGCACTACACCTAG
- the fdxA gene encoding ferredoxin — MTYVIALPCVDVKDKACIEECPVDCIYEGERSLYIHPDECVDCGACEPVCPVEAIYYEDDVPEEWADYYKANVEFFDDLGSPGGAAKMGVIAKDHPIIAALPPQGE, encoded by the coding sequence ATGACCTATGTCATCGCGCTGCCTTGCGTCGACGTCAAGGACAAGGCGTGCATCGAAGAGTGTCCGGTCGACTGCATCTACGAAGGCGAGCGATCGCTCTACATCCACCCCGACGAATGCGTCGACTGCGGTGCCTGCGAGCCGGTCTGCCCGGTCGAGGCCATCTACTACGAGGACGACGTTCCCGAGGAGTGGGCCGACTACTACAAGGCCAACGTCGAGTTCTTCGACGACCTGGGCAGCCCCGGCGGCGCCGCGAAGATGGGCGTCATCGCCAAGGACCACCCGATCATCGCCGCACTGCCGCCCCAGGGCGAATGA
- the dapC gene encoding succinyldiaminopimelate transaminase — protein MSRGAKLPDFPWDSLAEAKAIASAHPGGIVDLSVGTPVDPTPELIQHALQAASDAHGYPQVWGTPDLREAIAAWFARRRGATYVDPDGVMPTIGSKELVAWLPTLLGLGPGDEVGFPAVAYPTYDVGARLAGAIPKPAQGLLEYGPKPPKLLWLNTPSNPTGAVLGLEHLKKVVDWARQHGVIVASDECYAQLSWTSDEPTPSLLDDRVTGGDLTGLLAVYSMSKQSNLAGYRAAFVAGDIALVRQLVEIRKHAGMIVPWPIQRALLAAVGDDEHVAVQKSRYADRRTVLRTALQAAGWRIEHSDAGLYLWTTRDEPCRDSVAALAQRGILVAPGDFYGAADARHVRIALTATDERIGAAVERLGSADRHEV, from the coding sequence ATGAGCCGCGGGGCGAAGCTGCCTGACTTTCCGTGGGATTCGCTCGCGGAGGCCAAGGCGATCGCCTCTGCCCACCCGGGCGGCATCGTCGATCTGTCGGTGGGCACCCCGGTTGACCCGACGCCCGAGCTGATCCAGCACGCCCTACAGGCGGCCTCCGACGCGCACGGCTACCCCCAGGTGTGGGGGACTCCCGACCTGCGCGAAGCGATCGCGGCGTGGTTCGCGCGGCGGCGGGGCGCGACGTACGTCGATCCGGACGGGGTCATGCCCACGATCGGCAGCAAGGAGCTGGTCGCCTGGTTGCCCACGTTGCTCGGGCTCGGCCCGGGTGACGAGGTGGGGTTCCCCGCGGTGGCCTACCCGACGTACGACGTGGGCGCACGGCTGGCCGGCGCCATCCCGAAGCCGGCGCAGGGTCTGCTCGAATACGGTCCGAAGCCGCCGAAACTGTTGTGGCTGAACACCCCCAGCAACCCCACGGGGGCCGTCCTGGGGCTGGAGCACCTCAAGAAGGTCGTGGACTGGGCGCGCCAGCATGGCGTGATCGTGGCCAGCGACGAGTGCTACGCGCAACTGTCCTGGACCTCCGACGAACCGACGCCGAGCCTGCTGGACGACCGGGTGACCGGGGGCGACCTCACCGGGCTGCTCGCGGTCTACTCGATGTCCAAGCAGAGCAACCTCGCCGGTTACCGCGCGGCCTTCGTCGCGGGCGACATCGCGTTGGTGCGGCAGTTGGTCGAGATCCGCAAACACGCGGGGATGATCGTGCCGTGGCCGATCCAGCGAGCGCTGTTGGCGGCCGTGGGCGACGACGAGCACGTCGCGGTCCAAAAGAGCAGGTACGCCGATCGCCGGACCGTCCTGCGCACCGCCCTGCAGGCCGCGGGTTGGCGGATCGAGCACTCCGATGCGGGTCTGTACTTATGGACCACGCGCGACGAACCCTGCCGGGATAGCGTCGCGGCACTGGCGCAGCGCGGCATCCTGGTTGCCCCCGGTGACTTCTACGGCGCGGCTGATGCGCGACACGTGCGCATCGCGCTGACCGCGACCGACGAGCGGATCGGGGCAGCGGTCGAACGCCTCGGGTCGGCCGACCGTCACGAAGTGTGA